In Trichoderma atroviride chromosome 2, complete sequence, one DNA window encodes the following:
- a CDS encoding uncharacterized protein (TransMembrane:1 (o20-40i)), whose amino-acid sequence MNLQLRSDNDSAVPSPLPEAAGYVVVVAVGLVFALGMIGITRLLKKTLNEDNSNVET is encoded by the exons ATGAATCTGCAGCTTAGATCCGACAATGACAGTGCGGTGCCCTCGCCGCTACCCGAGGCTGCAGGCTATGTGGTTGTTGTTGCGGTTGGTCTCGTATTTGCACTCG GAATGATTGGAATAACGCGCCTATTAAAGAAAACCCTCAATGAAGATAACTCAAACGTTGAAACGTAA